A region of Merismopedia glauca CCAP 1448/3 DNA encodes the following proteins:
- a CDS encoding pentapeptide repeat-containing protein, whose amino-acid sequence MANLEDLAALLAGAVAWEKWRSDRIELDMSDINLSYMNLRGINLQGVNLSKTNLSASKLISAHLNDANLSFANLSGAELIEANLVGAQLISANLSRADLTNSDLNNANLIGADLSEAKLTNSDFSEANLVGCSFRAANLRCAVLILANLNYAHLQNAELMEAKLFKANLEKANLSMAHLTKADLFRANLSEAILIETDCRWANFGKANLTGANLQGANLRGANLMGANLQQANLKDANLRGTNLDRANLEGAIAPDGSIHP is encoded by the coding sequence ATGGCGAATTTAGAAGATTTAGCAGCTTTACTAGCGGGTGCTGTGGCTTGGGAGAAATGGAGGAGCGATCGCATAGAATTGGATATGAGCGATATCAATTTAAGCTACATGAATCTGAGAGGAATAAATCTACAAGGCGTAAATTTGTCTAAAACTAACCTTTCAGCCTCTAAATTGATTTCTGCCCATTTAAATGATGCTAACTTGAGTTTTGCTAACTTATCTGGTGCTGAATTAATAGAAGCTAACCTAGTGGGAGCGCAATTAATTAGTGCTAATCTCAGTCGCGCAGATTTGACAAACAGCGATTTAAATAATGCTAATTTGATTGGCGCAGATTTATCAGAAGCTAAGCTAACAAATAGCGATTTTAGCGAAGCTAACCTAGTTGGTTGTAGCTTTAGAGCAGCTAATTTGAGATGTGCGGTTTTAATTTTAGCTAACTTAAATTATGCTCATTTGCAAAATGCCGAATTGATGGAAGCTAAATTATTTAAAGCTAACCTAGAAAAAGCTAATTTATCAATGGCTCATCTAACTAAAGCCGATCTATTTCGAGCGAATTTATCAGAAGCTATTCTAATTGAAACCGATTGTCGTTGGGCAAATTTTGGTAAAGCTAATTTAACAGGTGCAAACTTGCAAGGTGCGAACTTACGAGGTGCAAATTTAATGGGTGCTAATCTACAACAAGCCAATTTAAAAGATGCTAACCTCAGAGGTACAAACTTAGATAGAGCCAATTTGGAAGGAGCGATCGCACCTGATGGTTCTATTCATCCATAA